From a single Pirellulaceae bacterium genomic region:
- a CDS encoding methyltransferase domain-containing protein encodes MSKTQWDAGLYDGKHAFVSQLGAGVLELLAPQAGERILDVGCGTGHLTSKIALSGAEVVGLDSSSEMIAQANRLYPHIQFIEADISKYHGQPTFDAIFSNAALHWVHRAEQAAQCMAALLKPAGRLVVEFGGRGNVQRIVGALQDVILEMTGQPVSAENYFPSISQYTGLLEQTGFEVRSAELFDRPTRLEDARHGLQNWLRMFRHQTLASVPVELWPELMIRIESRVRDSLWRDGAWWADYRRLRIVALRTAYSSPPETAIRAQATI; translated from the coding sequence ATGAGCAAAACCCAGTGGGACGCCGGACTGTACGACGGTAAGCACGCTTTTGTGAGTCAGTTGGGCGCTGGAGTATTGGAGCTGTTGGCACCTCAGGCAGGCGAGCGGATTTTGGACGTCGGTTGTGGGACTGGACACCTGACAAGTAAAATCGCGTTATCCGGTGCAGAGGTAGTGGGCTTGGATAGCTCGTCGGAAATGATTGCCCAGGCCAATCGGCTCTATCCCCATATCCAGTTCATCGAGGCTGATATTTCCAAGTATCACGGACAGCCGACCTTCGACGCCATCTTTTCGAATGCTGCATTGCATTGGGTGCATCGCGCCGAGCAAGCCGCTCAGTGTATGGCGGCACTGCTCAAGCCGGCTGGACGACTGGTTGTTGAATTCGGCGGTCGCGGTAACGTGCAGCGAATCGTTGGTGCATTGCAAGATGTGATTTTGGAAATGACCGGTCAACCGGTGTCAGCCGAGAATTATTTTCCCAGCATCAGCCAATACACTGGGCTATTGGAGCAGACCGGCTTTGAAGTTCGCTCCGCAGAACTGTTCGATCGTCCCACGCGACTGGAGGACGCGCGGCACGGACTGCAGAACTGGTTGCGAATGTTTCGCCACCAAACGCTGGCCAGCGTGCCCGTCGAGTTGTGGCCAGAGCTGATGATCCGGATCGAAAGCCGCGTGCGCGATAGTTTATGGCGTGATGGAGCGTGGTGGGCCGACTATCGCCGCTTGCGCATTGTGGCTCTCCGCACCGCTTATTCTTCACCACCCGAAACGGCAATTCGCGCGCAGGCCACGATCTGA
- a CDS encoding ABC transporter substrate-binding protein: MRKFHRCYQLLTVLSLTFLASLTGCGSTESSKATSRDGQTLDSVVLMLNWYPEVEHGGFYAAKVHGIFEQFGLDVEIRPGGPSSPVAQELLTGRAQFAIGNADDVLLFREQQADIVALLAPVQNTPRCILVHAESAAKDLSSLAGMTLQANVGRPFVDYMQHLGLLRDVKVVPYSGSIANFIADKNTAIQAYSFSEPLLAAQQGVNSRSMMLSDVGFNPYASCLLATRQSITQNADLVRRMVHACQQGWQKYLQQPEQTNALILQLNTHAMTAQALEEGVKALRPLCLPQDTDAGTIGQMSLQRWRTLAEQFVELGLSTTERAAPEKAFTTEFLRSDVGEL; this comes from the coding sequence ATGCGCAAGTTCCATCGCTGCTATCAACTACTAACCGTTCTGAGCCTGACGTTTCTGGCATCGCTCACTGGCTGCGGCTCTACTGAATCCTCCAAGGCCACTTCGCGCGACGGCCAAACGCTGGATTCTGTTGTATTGATGCTTAATTGGTATCCCGAGGTCGAACACGGCGGATTTTACGCTGCCAAAGTACATGGCATCTTCGAGCAGTTTGGGTTGGACGTCGAGATTCGTCCGGGCGGCCCCAGCTCTCCGGTGGCTCAAGAGCTGTTGACCGGGCGTGCGCAGTTTGCCATCGGTAATGCCGATGATGTATTGCTGTTTCGTGAGCAGCAGGCCGACATCGTGGCGCTGCTGGCGCCGGTGCAAAATACGCCACGGTGCATTTTGGTTCATGCCGAATCAGCGGCCAAGGATCTGAGCAGCCTGGCTGGGATGACTTTGCAAGCCAATGTCGGCCGTCCATTCGTGGATTATATGCAGCACTTGGGGCTGCTCCGCGATGTCAAGGTGGTGCCCTATTCCGGCAGCATCGCCAACTTTATTGCCGACAAGAATACGGCGATTCAAGCCTACTCGTTTAGCGAGCCGCTTCTGGCTGCGCAGCAAGGCGTGAATTCGCGGTCCATGATGCTATCGGACGTGGGCTTTAATCCGTACGCTTCGTGTTTGTTGGCGACTCGGCAGTCGATAACGCAAAATGCGGACTTAGTCCGACGCATGGTCCACGCATGTCAGCAAGGTTGGCAAAAATACTTGCAACAACCTGAACAGACTAATGCGTTGATCCTGCAACTCAACACGCACGCAATGACGGCGCAGGCGCTGGAGGAAGGCGTAAAAGCTTTGCGACCGCTGTGTCTGCCGCAGGATACGGATGCTGGCACCATCGGCCAGATGAGTCTGCAGCGCTGGCGCACCTTGGCAGAGCAGTTCGTCGAATTGGGCTTATCCACTACAGAACGCGCTGCTCCGGAGAAAGCCTTTACTACCGAGTTTTTGCGTAGTGATGTGGGCGAGCTGTAA
- the folP gene encoding dihydropteroate synthase has translation MGIVNVTPDSFSDGGQFPTALAAVEHGLRLEDAGADVLDVGGESTRPYSHPVTEDEELRRVVPVLEALSRRASAALSIDTSKSAVAQAAIDLGVEIINDVTGLEGDPEMLPLAVDSRVGVCVMHMRGSPQTMQDNPHYDNVVSDICDYLQRRATQLQVEGINPDRICLDPGIGFGKTHQHNLELLRSVQRLLKLSYPILIGHSRKGFVGKLIGDTQRSRDAGTLGISLAMACRGVHVLRVHDVAATVDAIHCFNLCYE, from the coding sequence ATGGGCATCGTCAATGTGACACCCGATAGTTTTTCCGATGGCGGCCAATTCCCGACGGCTTTGGCGGCCGTCGAACATGGGCTGCGTTTGGAAGATGCGGGGGCGGACGTCTTGGACGTCGGTGGTGAGAGCACGCGACCTTACAGCCATCCAGTAACTGAAGACGAAGAGCTGCGGCGAGTCGTCCCTGTGCTGGAAGCCCTCAGCCGCCGCGCCTCAGCGGCATTGTCGATCGACACCTCGAAATCAGCGGTAGCGCAGGCAGCCATCGATCTGGGGGTTGAGATCATCAACGACGTTACCGGACTGGAGGGCGATCCTGAAATGCTGCCGCTGGCAGTTGACTCCCGCGTGGGCGTGTGTGTTATGCACATGCGGGGTAGTCCACAAACGATGCAGGACAATCCGCACTATGACAACGTCGTCTCGGATATCTGCGACTATCTCCAGCGACGTGCCACTCAACTGCAAGTGGAAGGAATCAACCCCGATCGCATTTGTCTGGACCCAGGCATTGGATTCGGTAAGACACATCAGCACAATTTAGAATTACTGCGGTCGGTGCAGCGGCTTCTTAAGCTTTCCTATCCAATCTTGATCGGGCATTCGCGCAAAGGATTTGTCGGAAAGTTGATCGGTGACACGCAGCGGAGTCGCGATGCTGGTACACTGGGCATCAGCCTGGCCATGGCTTGTCGTGGCGTTCATGTGTTGCGAGTCCACGACGTGGCCGCTACGGTCGATGCAATACACTGCTTCAACCTGTGTTATGAATGA
- a CDS encoding Gfo/Idh/MocA family oxidoreductase, with translation MQRRTLLKAGVAAGLFHIVPRHVLGGPGHVPPSEKIHLALVGCGGRGREVLKDMMTHDDVRAIAVADPARDFSTKSYYYRDAGGRESTRQLIEQRYQPDDAGFRCAAFANFEELLSEVKDLDAIICGTPDHLHAYVSIKSMRAGKHVYCEKPLTHNIWEAREVARVAAETGLATQMGNQGHSSEGMRKTVEWIQAGAVGTVRHVKAWVGAKRWNPTLSGRPTDQEPTPEGLDWDLWLGPREPIAFSSKYFPVAWRDFWAFGNSNIGDFACHDLDAACWALDLKYPTRIEFSPAGTCNADIGPHGCIGYYEFPATAHRAAVKVTWHDGGLLPQLPKQWPKDQKFPSRGVLFEGDEGVLYCGGAGGAPQVVGRPDYTGPEASIPRVASHSRDWLDAIRGGPNTGSNFQYGAKLTELAMLGALSLRTGQAIDWDGPNMTASDCPEATEIIREPYRAAWSLNS, from the coding sequence ATGCAGCGCAGAACTTTATTGAAGGCGGGAGTAGCTGCCGGCCTGTTTCACATCGTGCCAAGGCATGTGCTGGGTGGTCCAGGGCATGTGCCACCTAGCGAAAAGATTCACTTGGCCTTGGTTGGCTGCGGCGGTCGAGGACGCGAAGTACTGAAAGACATGATGACCCACGACGATGTCCGAGCCATCGCCGTAGCTGATCCAGCTAGAGACTTCTCGACAAAGAGTTACTACTACCGCGACGCAGGCGGTCGCGAGTCCACTCGGCAGTTGATCGAACAGCGTTATCAACCTGACGACGCTGGCTTTCGCTGTGCGGCCTTTGCGAACTTTGAAGAACTACTGAGTGAAGTCAAAGACCTGGATGCCATCATCTGTGGAACCCCCGATCATTTGCACGCCTACGTAAGCATCAAGTCCATGCGCGCGGGCAAACACGTGTACTGCGAAAAACCGCTCACTCACAACATCTGGGAGGCGCGTGAGGTGGCACGCGTGGCCGCAGAAACCGGCTTGGCGACCCAGATGGGTAATCAAGGGCACTCCTCCGAGGGCATGCGCAAAACTGTGGAATGGATTCAAGCTGGTGCCGTCGGCACAGTGCGTCACGTCAAAGCCTGGGTCGGTGCCAAACGTTGGAATCCGACGCTGTCAGGTCGGCCTACGGATCAAGAACCGACGCCCGAAGGTTTGGACTGGGACCTGTGGTTGGGGCCACGCGAGCCGATTGCGTTTTCTTCCAAATACTTCCCAGTTGCCTGGCGAGACTTTTGGGCTTTCGGTAACTCGAACATCGGCGACTTTGCCTGCCACGACCTGGATGCAGCCTGCTGGGCGCTGGACCTGAAGTATCCGACACGAATCGAATTCTCGCCGGCGGGAACGTGCAACGCCGATATCGGTCCGCATGGCTGCATCGGTTATTACGAATTCCCAGCCACTGCCCATCGCGCCGCCGTGAAGGTGACGTGGCATGACGGTGGACTGTTGCCCCAACTTCCCAAGCAGTGGCCCAAGGATCAAAAGTTTCCAAGCCGTGGGGTACTTTTCGAGGGCGATGAAGGCGTGCTGTACTGCGGTGGTGCCGGTGGTGCTCCGCAAGTGGTGGGTCGTCCAGATTATACAGGCCCTGAAGCTTCGATTCCGCGCGTGGCCAGTCACTCTCGCGATTGGCTGGATGCCATTCGAGGAGGACCAAACACCGGCAGCAATTTTCAGTACGGTGCCAAGTTGACCGAACTGGCCATGCTGGGCGCGCTGTCGCTGAGAACCGGACAAGCCATCGACTGGGATGGCCCAAACATGACCGCCAGCGATTGCCCCGAAGCAACCGAGATTATCCGCGAGCCCTACCGCGCTGCCTGGTCATTAAACTCATAG
- a CDS encoding YidC/Oxa1 family insertase periplasmic-domain containing protein, which yields MDRRFFTWMMLTTGLFFLYLSMQKPADVKPKPDGPAKADVVEKNPLLRDSNQAGNAELTAAEPSGALPEQETPAAAAVERAADGFPSRLVTLGSMDPQKKYSLLLTLNTAGASVERVEMVGQSSPGKLLYKSLEHTGGYLGYLGLGESLNGLRVRSVPDGSPAALARCADVQGGLQVDDLLLKIQDSTVVTPVDVEACLRTMKAGQVVELTIKRGEQELRYSTQLSQAPLDVLRSVPFASEVIPGNRELGGLRTTLAAIDGTQIPSGKIVLPALARTLEADWEVQPVDVPGGSGVQFRMPLQNMLAQTEHPKLELVKRYRLLPQSESADGFLLDLETSVVNSNDQPVKVALRQEGPTGLSLEGWWYSVKLSQSFFSGAGHRDVALSDHTGVHSLKTTRDVFSFAKSNAAQPHSIFFSEGEPAERRSLRYIGLDSQYFNASLMPYEKSPESLTELARAGGRVIGDVESINKSQIQAANIGFWIDTQEKSLAAGESFTQRYSIFIGPKDSQVLSRYGLELAIEYGWFPWVAKPLGWLLHLFYNIVGNYGLAIIMLTVCVRLAMFPLGRRAAVTGQRMQELQPEIKKINEKYPDNMEKRAKAMQELYRKHDFKPLAGCLPMFIQLPIFIGLYRCLSVDVSLRQEPLIPGLEWCSNLAGPDRFYDWSSWMPEIIAGRGTGWFGPYFNILPMVTVVLFLVQQKMLMPKATDPQTQMTQTMMKFMTIFMGVIFFKVPAGLCVYFITSSIWSLVERQIVKRTLPPPNTAATADSAAAEPPLKPRGRLSERERREIEPDKPSAMEKWRSMLDKPSVRSGTQRGQSSRKRKKKGS from the coding sequence GTGGATAGACGCTTCTTTACTTGGATGATGCTGACGACAGGGCTATTTTTCCTGTACCTCAGCATGCAAAAACCGGCTGACGTGAAGCCCAAGCCAGATGGGCCCGCAAAAGCCGATGTGGTCGAAAAAAATCCACTGCTGCGCGATTCGAATCAAGCTGGCAATGCGGAATTAACAGCTGCTGAGCCGTCCGGCGCTCTGCCTGAACAGGAGACACCGGCAGCAGCGGCCGTGGAACGGGCCGCCGACGGGTTTCCTTCCCGGTTGGTCACACTGGGTTCAATGGACCCACAGAAGAAATATAGTCTGCTGCTGACGCTCAACACCGCCGGTGCCAGCGTCGAGCGCGTCGAGATGGTCGGGCAGTCATCGCCCGGTAAGTTGCTGTACAAATCGTTGGAACACACCGGCGGCTACTTGGGTTATCTTGGGCTAGGCGAATCTCTAAACGGATTGCGTGTTCGCTCTGTACCAGACGGTAGCCCCGCCGCACTTGCACGCTGTGCTGATGTACAGGGCGGACTACAAGTCGACGATCTGTTGCTAAAGATACAAGACTCAACCGTGGTGACTCCAGTTGATGTCGAAGCCTGCTTGCGAACCATGAAGGCGGGTCAGGTGGTCGAGCTAACCATTAAGCGTGGCGAGCAAGAGCTGAGGTACTCGACGCAACTTTCTCAGGCTCCGCTAGATGTGTTGCGATCGGTGCCATTTGCCAGCGAGGTTATTCCGGGCAACCGAGAACTGGGCGGACTGCGCACCACATTGGCCGCGATTGACGGCACACAGATACCGAGTGGCAAGATCGTGCTACCTGCACTGGCGCGAACTTTGGAAGCTGACTGGGAAGTTCAGCCTGTGGACGTTCCGGGGGGCAGCGGTGTCCAATTTCGTATGCCCCTACAAAACATGTTGGCGCAAACGGAGCACCCGAAGCTGGAACTTGTCAAGCGCTACCGACTACTTCCGCAATCGGAGTCAGCCGATGGATTCCTGCTTGATCTGGAGACCAGTGTTGTCAACAGCAACGATCAACCTGTGAAAGTCGCCCTGCGCCAAGAGGGACCGACGGGACTGTCGCTAGAAGGCTGGTGGTATTCGGTCAAGCTTAGTCAGAGTTTCTTCAGTGGAGCCGGGCATCGCGACGTGGCTTTGTCCGATCACACCGGCGTGCACTCATTGAAGACGACTCGCGACGTTTTTTCGTTTGCCAAGAGCAACGCAGCTCAACCGCATTCGATCTTTTTTTCCGAGGGCGAACCGGCTGAGCGACGCAGCCTGAGATATATCGGGCTCGATTCGCAATATTTTAACGCCTCGCTGATGCCCTATGAAAAATCGCCGGAATCATTGACGGAATTGGCCCGCGCTGGTGGGCGTGTAATTGGCGATGTGGAGTCGATCAACAAATCGCAGATACAAGCCGCCAACATCGGCTTCTGGATTGACACGCAGGAGAAATCGCTGGCCGCTGGCGAAAGTTTCACTCAGCGCTATTCGATCTTTATTGGACCCAAGGACAGCCAAGTCTTGAGCCGCTACGGATTGGAATTGGCGATTGAGTACGGTTGGTTCCCGTGGGTCGCCAAGCCGTTGGGATGGTTGCTGCATCTGTTTTACAACATCGTCGGCAACTATGGCTTGGCGATCATCATGCTGACGGTCTGTGTGCGATTGGCGATGTTTCCGCTTGGCCGGCGAGCGGCCGTCACCGGGCAACGCATGCAGGAGTTGCAACCGGAGATCAAGAAGATTAACGAAAAATATCCAGACAACATGGAAAAACGGGCGAAGGCCATGCAGGAGCTGTATCGCAAGCATGACTTCAAACCTCTGGCTGGTTGCCTACCGATGTTTATCCAACTGCCGATCTTTATTGGCCTGTATCGCTGTTTGAGCGTGGATGTTTCCTTGCGCCAAGAGCCGCTGATACCTGGGCTGGAATGGTGTTCGAATCTAGCTGGTCCAGACAGATTCTATGACTGGAGCAGCTGGATGCCTGAGATCATCGCTGGTCGCGGAACAGGTTGGTTCGGTCCGTACTTTAATATCTTGCCGATGGTCACGGTGGTGCTGTTTTTGGTGCAACAGAAGATGTTGATGCCCAAAGCCACCGACCCGCAAACGCAGATGACGCAGACGATGATGAAATTCATGACCATCTTCATGGGCGTGATCTTCTTCAAAGTGCCTGCTGGCCTATGCGTCTATTTCATCACGTCCAGTATTTGGTCGTTGGTCGAACGGCAGATCGTTAAGCGCACCTTGCCGCCACCCAATACGGCAGCGACGGCCGACAGTGCTGCAGCCGAACCACCACTCAAGCCGCGAGGCCGATTGAGTGAACGAGAGCGAAGGGAAATTGAACCCGACAAACCGAGCGCCATGGAGAAATGGCGCAGCATGTTGGACAAGCCTTCGGTGCGATCGGGCACACAGC